A region from the Manihot esculenta cultivar AM560-2 chromosome 13, M.esculenta_v8, whole genome shotgun sequence genome encodes:
- the LOC110629378 gene encoding probable protein phosphatase 2C 63 has product MVLDILSRPLKSCFGDGNRGDELSWHIDLKPHASGDYSIAVVQANSLLEDQGQVFTSSSATYVGVYDGHGGPEASRFIADNLFPSLHKFATEQGGLSVDVIRKAFDATEEEFLDLVKRTWMSQPQIISVGSCCLVGIISNGVLYVANLGDSRAVLGRRVSASKTTSAVVAERLSTDHNVGVEEVRKEVAALHPDDSHIVVYTQGVWRIKGIIQVSRSIGDFYLKKPEFNKIPLFQHFGFPIPLKRPVMTAEPSILVRQLTPQDLFLIFASDGLWEQLSDETVVDIVSKSPRAGIARRLVRAALREAARKREMSYEEIKSIEKGVRRHYHDDITVIVMYLDHPLSSSSSTGRFSDHTVVDCTSTPADIFSSDVNEGQC; this is encoded by the exons ATGGTTCTGGATATCCTTTCTAGGCCTCTGAAGAGTTGTTTTGGAGATGGAAATCGAGGGGATGAGCTTTCATGGCATATAGACTTGAAGCCTCATGCTTCAGGGGATTATTCAATTGCTGTTGTTCAAGCTAACTCCTTGCTTGAAGACCAAGGGCAGGTCTTCACTTCTTCCTCTGCAACTTATGTTGGTGTCTATGATGGTCATGGTGGCCCTGAGGCTTCTCGGTTTATTGCTGATAATCTATTTCCTTCTCTCCACA AATTCGCAACAGAGCAAGGTGGACTATCAGTAGATGTGATAAGGAAGGCATTTGATGCAACAGAAGAGGAGTTCTTGGATTTGGTAAAGCGAACATGGATGTCTCAGCCTCAGATTATTTCAGTGGGATCTTGTTGCCTTGTTGGGATAATATCAAACGGTGTTTTGTATGTGGCAAATCTTGGAGACTCGAGGGCAGTGCTTGGCAGGAGAGTATCTGCAAGCAAGACAACTAGTGCAGTGGTGGCTGAACGTTTATCTACTGATCATAATGTTGGCGTTGAGGAGGTGAGGAAAGAGGTGGCTGCACTTCATCCTGATGATTCTCACATTGTAGTGTATACTCAAGGAGTTTGGAGGATAAAGGGCATAATTCAG GTTTCAAGATCAATAGGAGATTTCTATCTAAAGAAACCTGAGTTCAATAAAATTCCTCTTTTTCAGCATTTTGGATTCCCCATTCCATTGAAAAGGCCTGTGATGACAGCAGAACCGTCGATATTGGTTCGACAGTTAACGCCACAGGATCTATTCTTGATATTTGCTTCAGATGGTCTTTGGGAGCAACTGAGTGATGAAACAGTTGTAGATATAGTTTCGAAGAGTCCTCGAGCT GGGATAGCTAGGCGATTGGTAAGGGCTGCGCTGCGAGAGGCTGCAAGGAAAAGAGAAATGAGTTATGAAGAAATAAAAAGTATTGAAAAAGGAGTAAGACGCCATTACCACGATGATATTACTGTCATTGTTATGTACCTTGATCATCCTCTATCGTCTTCTTCTAGTACTGGTAGATTCAGTGATCATACTGTTGTTGACTGCACGAGTACACCTGCTGATATCTTCTCATCAGATGTAAATGAAGGGCAATGTTAG
- the LOC110630574 gene encoding probable esterase KAI2, producing the protein MGIVAEAHNVKILGSGDRVIVLAHGFGTDQSVWRYLVPHLEDYRVILYDNMGAGTTNPDFYDFSRYSTIEGFVYDLLAILEELQVSSCIFIGHSFSGMVGAIASISRPDLFSKLIMLSATPRLLNCEDYYGGFEREEIEEIFEGVRSNYKAWCSGFAPMVVGGDMESVAVQEFSRTLFNMRPDIALSLAQVIFLTDMRHVLSSVTVPCHILQSAKDMAVPLPVSEYLHQHLGCQSIIEIMPSSGHLPQLSSPDIVIPVILKHIHSVN; encoded by the exons ATGGGGATAGTTGCAGAAGCACACAACGTCAAGATTTTGGGTTCAGGGGACCGAGTCATAGTCCTGGCTCATGGGTTCGGCACTGATCAATCGGTGTGGAGATACCTGGTGCCACACCTTGAAGATTATCGAGTAATTTTGTATGATAATATGGGAGCTGGTACAACAAATCCTGATTTCTACGACTTCTCAAGATATTCAACTATTGAAGGTTTTGTTTATGATTTGCTAGCAATATTAGAAGAATTACAAGTCTCGTCTTGTATATTTATTGGCCACTCCTTCTCCGGTATGGTCGGTGCTATTGCTTCCATTTCTCGCCCTGATCTCTTCTCTAAACTCATCATGCTCTCTGCAACTCCAAG GCTGCTAAATTGTGAAGATTACTATGGAGGGTTCGAGCGAGAAGAGATAGAAGAAATATTTGAAGGTGTGAGGTCGAATTATAAAGCGTGGTGCTCGGGTTTTGCGCCGATGGTGGTGGGTGGAGACATGGAGTCGGTGGCTGTGCAAGAATTCAGTCGAACTCTATTCAATATGAGACCTGATATAGCACTGAGTTTAGCCCAGGTTATTTTCCTGACGGACATGAGACATGTTCTTTCATCGGTCACCGTTCCTTGCCACATTCTGCAAAGCGCCAAGGACATGGCTGTGCCTTTGCCGGTGTCGGAGTATTTGCATCAACATCTTGGATGCCAATCCATTATAGAGATCATGCCTAGCAGTGGTCATTTGCCGCAACTCAGCTCACCGGATATTGTGATTCCCGTCATTCTCAAGCACATTCACTCTGTTAATTAA